In Epinephelus fuscoguttatus linkage group LG6, E.fuscoguttatus.final_Chr_v1, the DNA window acaatgagccataaataacaacaataaataacaatcattataataataatagaaccTACTTGTTGTGTAGATATTAACATCTCACTCTAAGGATTCAAAAAGACAACATTCGCATTGTCAGCTgatgaaagaaaacacaaccattggattattaatattatttatattataattattaacatgtatatattattttaaagacCTGAGACATTCTACATATTTCATATTCTCTAATATATGACATTATTCATGTGTATGACATGATATCTGATATATGATCTAATCTCTCAGCCTCTGTATCCAGCGGGTCTCAGGCCTTCAGTCCGCCGGGCGGCTCCCTCTGTCAGCGGCTTTAACACTCTCTGACACCGGGAGCAGGAGGCCCGGTTCAGCCCAGTCAGtcagtaagacagacagacagacaggcagacagacaggcagacagacagacagactcactTGCCCACGAAGTTCTCCAGCACGGAGCTCTTCCCGGCGCTCTGCCCGCCCACCACCGCGATCTGCGGCAGGTCCAGGTTCGAGTTCTGCCCGATGGAGGCGAAGGCGTCCTGGAGCCGGTTCACCAGCGGGATGAGCTCCTCCATCCCCCGGTTCCCCATGATGGAGGGACAGGTGGAGACACAGGGACAGGTGgagacacagggacagagacaggcaggTGGAGGACAGTCAGTCcctcagtcagtcagacagacaggcagacagacaggatgcAGAGACACGCAGGGATGCAGCAGCTGATCCGTCTGTCGCTCCGTCCTCCTCCTGTCTCACGTCATCACGCGCTCCTCCTGCAGCGAAAAGATCCGATCAGCTGATCGATAAACGATCGGAAATCAGTGTCGTGATGGTGATGAGGAGAATGAAGATGATGCTCCAGCTGTGACCTTCAGCtccgctctcctcctcctcctctctcctccactgcAGGGAGGAACCAgcccacacacaccaacacacacacttccggTAGGgaccttcacaataaaagcccggAGCTGCAGCACTGGTACACACAGATGAGGTCATTATTTCATTGACATatacaacagtttgtttttattcaaacatgtaaacatcatgtttttattattgataaCAAACAATCACGTCACATCCTCACAGACACTTTCAGCTGACGTCACCATCACCAGACTCACCTCAGTCACAGAGGCAGACACCGATttaggcccaattccaatccggcccctaaagactcgagccctgaaccctcactgacttaactgacgtcagctgtaagtgattgagtgtgagagtctgaaagggctccggatgctacaaataggaatgggacagcacttatccccctctctacaaaatgttgttaacACTGGCGGCTCTGGACGTGATCATTTATCGGTTATTGTCagcatatattccacacacaaagaatatatatctatctatctatagatatatagatagatatatattctttgtgtgtggaatatagccactggtattcctctgacttcatcttaaatccttgttaatgtaatgtttcattgtttatctatcCGTTTTTTCGCTCTCCTTCCATTACGTTTGCATATTTGCCGACCGTGTTTTcgttttttttataacacttcCAGTGTTCCAAGGGCAACCCCTGTATTTGACGTCACAacgctatgaactgtgggtaattttCTTACCGTAAGTCCGCATCGATGCTGACCTACAGTAAGGGGGCATAAAaggctcactcactgactcactgacttgacgatttgacagtgggacagccctcacacactcacgcacttcacatgaacgcgcctctaagtcagtgagtctgtaagggatcggattggaattgggccttaCATGGCTGTTTTATAGTCTGTCTTTGAAGACAACATGTCTCCAGGCCTGAGAACGTTTGGAGGACATTTCTCtttgaatactttttttttttttttttaattttcaatttttaaaccaattttattcataaagcccaaaATCACAGATCAATTTGTCTCAGAGACTTCACAGCAGAGGACAACATCGCTCTGTCCTCCGGTCCCTCTGTCCTCCCGTCCCTCTGTCCACTGTCCTCCTGTCCCTCGGACCATCACAGTTGATCAGGAGGAGACACTGAGGACAGACCTGTCTTCTGTCTCTCAGGGAgggtcaaaataaataaagtcagtTTGTCCAAATGAAACTTTAGAAACATGAAACGtaactgatgacatcatcaccacTTTATTCTGCTGTTCAAACCAAACCTGTGAAAGAGAGTCAAACCTGAAACGTCAGCTGTAAATCAATCAGTCAGAGACAATCAATAACTTTAATCAATATCTGTCAACAATCAGCTGATCTGAGAGTGAAACAAAAAGTCCAGCTGCAGCTTTATAAATTATCTTCTTCCTGTCGTTTGATTCAAACTCtcagaactttatttaaactccagtttttaaagattttaaacttttaaatgatgacatcacatctcATTCGTTCTCTTTGACCTTTTATTACaggtttttttcacattttaaacttaaataaagtgaatataaatattttctgtgtcagtgtttcaCAGCTGAGACCAACACAGAACATGATGCACTGTGCTGAGGTCACACTCGTggttgtgacatcatcagtgaggttgtgacatcatcagtgaggTCACACTCATggttgtgacatcatcagtgaggttgtgacatcatcagtgaggTCACACTCATTCTTTGGGATAAAAACTGTATGTAAATAAAGTTAGTTCACAGTGAAGCGTCAGTGAGTCAGTAGTGTTGTAACAAACGTGTCGTCCTGAAGGTGAATCTGACCAGCGTCAGAGAGCCAATCAGCACGCAGCAGGTTCGTACCGAGCTATGAGGAGGTGGGACCATCCTGATCATGTGACCACAGGTGACCACTGAGCTCTCACCTGGCTCCAGGCCACACCTTCAATAATCACACGACTGAAGGAAATGAGTTATTGATTCACAGTGAACCAGCTGTTCTTGTGATGTCAGCAGAGTCAGTGATGTGAAATATTGGTGTTGACTGATCAGGTCCAcgtttatcaatcaatcaatcaatcaatcaatcaggtTGTGTTTGAGGCCTCAGAGAGCCTGATGGTGACACACAGCGACTGAAACATTCCTCTAATCTGAAACTGGTGTCGTCAGGAAACACGTTATTTCTTATGTTGTCAAACTGATCTGAgagtaaaaattaaaatgtcgTAGCGTAACGTTTGATGGTTCTTAAGTTAAAACTGATCTCATCTGATTGGTTAAAAACAGGAACGTTCAGGAACCAGTGTCTGAGTCGAGGTTTCCAACGTGTCTGACGGACAGTCAGGTCTGATCGCAGCTCCTTCAGACGGGTCAGTGAACTGGTTCTAATCGACGTCTGAGTCTTCATGTGGTCTCCAGCTGTAGTGGGAACACTGGGAGCTCTGAAGAGACACCAGTCTGATGTGGAGGTACTGATCACAGCTTgtctctgatgacatcactcccACTTATTATCCAATCAgctgactgttttttttatctgataaaTTGATCAGACTCGTTTCTCTGGATcagaataaaaatcaaaactataataaatagataaaactGTCCTGAGAGCaggctgtgatgtcactgtgatgtcactgtgaggtCGAACTATAGATTCAGGTGAGACAGTTCATTAAGGCGGAGACGATGAGACGTTCAGGGTTGCCTTGGAAACAGTGGCTGTAAGGTTCACGTGTGGAGTCCAGGTGGAGCAGCAGATTTACCTGTCTCAGCTCATATAGGTGTACCTGTCCTCAGGGTGAAGCTCACATGTCCCAGGTGTACCTGTCCTCAGGGTGAAGCTTACGTGTCCCAGGTGTACCTGTTCTCAGGTGAGTCACTGCTGGTCCAGGGGCAGTTTGACGAAGGCGATGGCGGCGAGCTCCTTACAGAACTCCTCCAGGATGATGAGTCCTTTCAGCAGGGTCAGGTGCTCCAGGCTGAGGACAcacaggtgaggacaggtgagcacaggtgagcacaggtgagacacacagacagacaggtactgACCCAGTGTTTTGGTTCAGTCCCAGCAGGAGTCTTCTGGTGTTTaacagtctgtctgtcaggtTGGACACCTGCTGGATCCTCTGCATCAACTCCCCCATCagctgagacacagacagacagacagacagagagacagacagagagacagacagagagacagacagacagataaatatCAGGTGAGCAGACTGAACCTTTGAACCTATTACAGTTGGACAGTAAAGGGCAGAGACAGGCTGATGTCAGAGCAGTGAgacaggtttgtgtgtgtttctcacccTGATGAGGACAGAGAACAGGGACCTGCAGCAGGGAGACAGGTGGACGTAGGGGTCCAGCAGGTACTCGTGCAGCAGAGGGTGGCTGAAGGACGACAGTCTGGACAGAACTGCTGTCAGCTGGAGGTTCAACTCGTACGGCTGGAGACACAACACAGGTGGACAGGTGAGCTATCACTCAGGACAGACAGGTGtgagacggacagacagacagacagacaggtgtgagacagacagatggacaggtgagtgtgtacctgCTCCAGGACTTGACCCAGTCGGTCAAACAGGACTTTGAGCAGGTGTCCTTCGAAGAACTCCTcatgtgaggaggaggagggaggaggaagactGAGTGGCCAATCCCACGACAGGGACAGAGACTGACACTCTGTCACCTGAAGAAGACGAGAGGAAGACCATCATCAGCTTCATCAGGTCCTCATACAACCATCAACCAactgttgtcatagaaacacgTCTTCAGAGGGACAGTTGAGGTGTTGTAACGTGAGGCTGTGTGAGGTCAGAGTGTTTCCTACAGTAGAGTCAGTCAGcaggtgtttgtgtcactgagtGACTTAAGTGAATctgaattaaccctttaaacaccaaagtcactcagtgacacaaacacactgactgatGGAGGCCTGAAGAGAACggcttcattttcctgttgtTACATTaaagtaaagctgtgaaaatattctcaatatatcGTCCACTCAAACTGATGCTCAGGTTTTTAGGTGTCTATAATATATGTTGTTGCTGACTCCGCCCACTCAGCACATCACTGAGCTTCATGTCAGACTCCACCTGCTGACTGACTCCGCCCACTCAGCACATCACTGAGCTTCATGTCAGACTCCACCTGCTGACTGACTCCGCCCACTCAGCACATCACTGAGCTTCATGTCAGACTCCACCTGCTGACTGTGGATCAGTACCTCATACAAACACTTTGCAAAacatctgaactatccctttaatgccaagatatgtgtgtgtgtgtgtgtgtgtgtgtgtgtgtgtgtgtgctctgacCAGTGTGTGAGCATCATGGACGTACGACTCGTATCCtccctcctgcagcagctgagcTGATCGCACCTGAACAGGAACTAAACACAagaaactacacacacacacacacacacacacacacaaacacacagttactGGAGGCTTCCACCAGAGACACTGATGTGTTTACAGTGTGAATATTTCAGTTCTCATCAGGAGTTAACGAGCAACAGTTTTTTAATGTCACTTCAAGTTTCAGACTTTCAGAACACACACATCTTTGAAACATCTCCAAATACTGATGCAgtaaaaatactttttgttttgtgtctgtgtgtcgtcAGCCTCGTCCTCAACATCTGCAGTAAGATGTTTGATCCCTATGAATCACAGAATAAGTTTTTActtgttagtgtgtgtgacGTTGGTTCTCAAGTCCAGCAGGAAGTCATTAACACTTTACAACCAGTGAGTGCATCGGGTCTGAGACAAAGGTCTGAGACGACACCGAGACTGCATTTAAACAGCTGACAGACGGAACATTGTAGGTGTAATTATATGTGTCGTACGATCACTCAAAGATGTACGGTGTTACACCTGACTCGTGAGGCCTCATCAGCTGAGACCAGCCCCTGACACAGTGCCTCTCCCTACGTGTTGCATCAGACATGAGACTTGGTCCAGGACCTCCTCTCTTGGTCCAGGACCTCCTCTTTTGGTCCAGGACCTCCTCTCTTGGTCCAGGACTTGGTCCGGCCCACCGCTCTTGGTCCTCATGACCAGCTCACCCTGAACAACTCAGCTGGACACCCTCCAGGTGGCGTTGTGTCAGAGCTCGCTCCTCTACATGGACAGTTCATGGTGTCAAACGCTGTCTCAGTGTCTCCAGAGTGTCTCACCTCCAGTGTCTCCCTCATGGCGTGCCGCACAGCCTAGGATGTCATTAAACTACTGATAAAGCGATCATAACAGCAGGTACGACACGGTGACACTCGAGGATGTTCGTGTGATGTTAACTCTGACATCAGCATGgatcagtgacatcacagatgGTACGTATACAACAGTGAGTTTCTGTCTCTTGCTCTGACTGTTGGTGTGTGTTACACCTGGCGTTTATTTCTGAGGACGAGAACAACCTTTAGAGAAACGCAGGTGACGTGGGGCCTAATGCAGGACTCATACTTCTGCGTGCAATTGACgccgcagacctcctgtctgtctctgtgagctgacaccatttccctcagtggaaacaaacagataagaaacaataaaccataaagacaataaagcctccacacacactgtgtgtgtgtgtgtgtgtgtgtgatacctGTTGACGACGTCAGCAGCTGATCCCAGtccagagggaggaggaggagcagaggaggacagaggaggaggaggaggaggaggaggaaggagctgCTGACTGTCTGAAAACAAACTGTCGGAGAAGAACGGGTCATCCTCCAGGTCACtgtgaagacacacacacacacacacactcattagcATGTGCTGTGTCATGATATCTACTTCCTCCTGTCTGCTGTTAACCTGCGATGtcatgtgatgatgtcacacagcgTGCTGGACTCACTCGCTGTCCTCGTGGTCCTTGTtggtctctgtgtgtctgtcctcctgtcccgCAGCAGGTGGAGACAGGTAACTACGACTCTGCAGGAAACTCAAGACCAGGACGTCCAAAATGTCCCTGTGAGGCTTCTGTAGTAACTCGTCcaccagagacagagacaccaGACTGatctgaggacacagagacagacatcaGCCAGAGACACCAGACTAATCTGAGTAATTTGTCCCTGCTGGGCTCCTGTAGCTGGACTCACCTGGTCAGAGATGTGGTCGCAGcgctgcagcagcaggtgagTCAGTGGGTCCGTCCTCAACAGGAAGTGGACCAGCTGATCCAGCAGAGAGGATGACTGGACCAGTCTGACCACAGCACAAAGGACAGAGGTGGAGGACAGGACCACCTGTTCACTCCtgaggacacagacacacctggacGTCAGAGACATGATGACAACGACCACAAGGTAAACAGGTGATGATGTcgtgtgtgatgatgtcatgtgtgatgatgtcatgtgtgtgtgtgatgatgtcatgtgtgtgatgatgtcatgtgtgtgtgatgatgtcgtgtgtgtgatgatgtcgTGTGTGATGATGTCTCGTGTGTgatgatgttgtgtgtgtgatgatgtctCGTGTGTGATGATGTCTCGTGTGTGATGATGTCTCGTGTGTGATGATGTCTCGTGTGTGATGATGtcgtgtgtgtgatgatgtctCGTGTGTGATGATGTCTCGTGTGTGATGATGtcgtgtgtgtgatgatgtctCGTGTGTGATGATGtcgtgtgtgtgatgatgtctCGTGTGTGATGATGTCTCGTGTGTGATGATGTCTCGTGTGTGATGATGtcgtgtgtgtgatgatgtcgTGTGTGATGtcgtgtgtgtgatgatgtcatgcgTGTAATGatgtcgtgtgtgtgtgatgatgtcgTGTGTGATGATGTAATTCAGACTTACGTGTGTAGCAGTTGAGGCTGAAGAACGTTCACCAACCATAAGTGATGAACACACTGAGCTAGCTTCACcgctaacacctgctaacacacaccacacacagacacacagacacagacacagacacacacacacacacacattaatgtgTATCAGACAAACAGCTCCAacactgtgtgcgtgtgtgtgtgtgtgtgtgtgtgtgtgtgtgtgtacctgaggGGCCTCTCTGATCAGGTGATCCAGGAAGTCCAACCAGCAGAAGAAGTTGGTCATGTGATCAGCAGCAGGTGAGTCTGACCTGAGATCAGAGCTGCAGCGAGAGAACTGAGAGCTGGAGACACGAAGGGGACAGAACGACTGTAACACTGATCCTGCTGCACtgtagtgacacacacacagtcatctccatggtaacagtaACAGCAGACTTCATAGCATCAGTATCATCAGTTcagtgacacacagagaggaggaggagccagggatcgaaccacCAACCTTCTAATCAATGTACAACCTGCTGTACCACCTGACACACTGCTGAGAcactgtgttcagtgtgtgtccagtgtgtgtgtgtgtgtgtagtgtgtgttaCCTCCAGGGTGTGTGAGGCCAGTTCTGCAGCTCTCCAGGATCCAGGTCCTCCAGAGGCAGCAGGGAGtacagctgcagcagcctccCAGTCAGCAGCTCTCCCAGCTGGGTCTGATCGGACAGGAGGTCCCCTGAAGGTCCAGACTGGAGAccagacagcagcaggagacTCTCATAGGCCTTCAGAGACACTGAGCCCCTCTGTGGACACACAGGGGACACACAGGGGACACACTCAGAGAGGACTCATTCAGTGGAGACAGGTCAAGTTCATGAACCAGTAACCTGGACTGGTTACACTAGTTATCTGTAATTAACCAGTTAACTGACCTGACTGTTGGTGAGCTGCAGCAGAGCCCACAGCAGGCCGCACTCTGATTGGTCAGGGCTGCAGGCGGAtggatctgattggctgcagagCAGTGGTGGATCTGTCTGTGTgcagggctgtgattggtcagaggctGGTGTCCTGGCTGCTGGTTGGTCCAGAATCTAAAAACACAGGACAGGGGTTCGGCTCAATGGTGATGAagtgtaacaggaagtgacacgtAGCTGTAGTCAGAGGTGGGGCTGCACGGCCTAATAACCAGATGACAGAGGCTGCAGTGATGTGATGAAGGTTAAATATGTCAGAACATGATGAAACATGGTGGAGCTGCAGAGACGCTCAGAGACCAGTTTGGTTCAGACCCCAGAAAAAAGTCACATCATCAGTTTCATGTTTCTTCAAATGAAACGCAGAAATAACCATTTCCACTGGCCCGGGGGACCAGTCCCCATCTGCACCCTGAAGCCTCAACACCAAGCCTTCAGGGTTTTACCTGATGTTGATGTCTTCTTCATATAAACTCAGTACATTGAATTGAGTCACTGTGCTGGTTTAAATATGCTATTAAAACATTATGTGATATGACATCATTACTGTGCTTTAAACAACAGGTGGGACTGTGGAGTCCAACAGTAAAACTGGAATCAGCTGGTTTACAGTCCATCTGTCTCTGATCTGTCCTCCAAGCCATGATGTCACAGAGTGGACAGGTCACATGATCAGTTCACAGTTCAGAACTAATGTAATTAAATGGTTGATGTGTTCACATTCCTCTGATATCATGTGTTCATATGTTCCATGTTAGATCATTAATGTTGTGTCTGTGTTAATTCATTCAGTCAGGCTCAACACCATGTGACTCTCCTCGTTCCTTACTGTCTTCACTGCGTCTAACATCACAACACTATGAATTGTGGGCAAATCCCTCAGAAGTGTGAACTAACAGGAGGTGCTCACAAGGAGCTCATAATGTCTGAGAGAACACAGTGTGACGGCCCGATGCCCTCACAGACTGGGActggacaggaagtgacaggaACATTCACTTCCTTCCTGTGATCATTGTTAGTGACATCATTAATATCATGGAGTGAGACACGGGACTGCAGCAGGTCAGCTGATGGTGAACGGAGCCAGCTGATTGGTGGGCTGGTTAGTAGGGTgataacggtacacaaaaattttggttcggtacgtacctcggtacacaagtcacggttcgtatTTTTTTCGGTAcggtaatgaaaaaaatagacaactattaaatatcttttacttattggtaaccttattaaaacataccaccacagcagttaactctttttttgaatgaaacaaatatatataaaatcctgcttttcacattgtttgaatgaaaatagaaatataaaagtgaaaaataaaatcctgctgcttttttaacacattttttgaatg includes these proteins:
- the fhip2b gene encoding FHF complex subunit HOOK interacting protein 2B isoform X2, which codes for METFSKLSSMLLHALETREPTVNLLDSFVDHWKSITNYYIQTTDESRPVKQTDIPWRLKQMLDILVYEEKDQGVEETGSCLEYLLQHKLLETLCTLGKAQYPPGMVQQVLLFFSKLLSQMQKPLLHLVSVYRPVQKLIRLCALPGSQTEKEEAQFLLVVCSRVKQDPHTLRFVLEILDQPAARTPASDQSQPCTQTDPPLLCSQSDPSACSPDQSECGLLWALLQLTNSQRGSVSLKAYESLLLLSGLQSGPSGDLLSDQTQLGELLTGRLLQLYSLLPLEDLDPGELQNWPHTPWSSQFSRCSSDLRSDSPAADHMTNFFCWLDFLDHLIREAPQVLAVKLAQCVHHLWLVNVLQPQLLHTSEQVVLSSTSVLCAVVRLVQSSSLLDQLVHFLLRTDPLTHLLLQRCDHISDQISLVSLSLVDELLQKPHRDILDVLVLSFLQSRSYLSPPAAGQEDRHTETNKDHEDSDDLEDDPFFSDSLFSDSQQLLPPPPPPPPLSSSAPPPPSGLGSAADVVNSFLCLVPVQVRSAQLLQEGGYESYVHDAHTLVTECQSLSLSWDWPLSLPPPSSSSHEEFFEGHLLKVLFDRLGQVLEQPYELNLQLTAVLSRLSSFSHPLLHEYLLDPYVHLSPCCRSLFSVLIRLMGELMQRIQQVSNLTDRLLNTRRLLLGLNQNTGLEHLTLLKGLIILEEFCKELAAIAFVKLPLDQQ
- the fhip2b gene encoding FHF complex subunit HOOK interacting protein 2B isoform X1, whose product is METFSKLSSMLLHALETREPTVNLLDSFVDHWKSITNYYIQTTDESRPVKQTDIPWRLKQMLDILVYEEKDQGVEETGSCLEYLLQHKLLETLCTLGKAQYPPGMVQQVLLFFSKLLSQMQKPLLHLVSVYRPVQKLIRLCALPGSQTEKEEAQFLLVVCSRVKQDPHTLRFVLEILDQPAARTPASDQSQPCTQTDPPLLCSQSDPSACSPDQSECGLLWALLQLTNSQRGSVSLKAYESLLLLSGLQSGPSGDLLSDQTQLGELLTGRLLQLYSLLPLEDLDPGELQNWPHTPWSSQFSRCSSDLRSDSPAADHMTNFFCWLDFLDHLIREAPQQVLAVKLAQCVHHLWLVNVLQPQLLHTSEQVVLSSTSVLCAVVRLVQSSSLLDQLVHFLLRTDPLTHLLLQRCDHISDQISLVSLSLVDELLQKPHRDILDVLVLSFLQSRSYLSPPAAGQEDRHTETNKDHEDSDDLEDDPFFSDSLFSDSQQLLPPPPPPPPLSSSAPPPPSGLGSAADVVNSFLCLVPVQVRSAQLLQEGGYESYVHDAHTLVTECQSLSLSWDWPLSLPPPSSSSHEEFFEGHLLKVLFDRLGQVLEQPYELNLQLTAVLSRLSSFSHPLLHEYLLDPYVHLSPCCRSLFSVLIRLMGELMQRIQQVSNLTDRLLNTRRLLLGLNQNTGLEHLTLLKGLIILEEFCKELAAIAFVKLPLDQQ
- the fhip2b gene encoding FHF complex subunit HOOK interacting protein 2B isoform X3 is translated as METFSKLSSMLLHALETREPTVNLLDSFVDHWKSITNYYIQTTDESRPVKQTDIPWRLKQMLDILVYEEKDQGVEETGSCLEYLLQHKLLETLCTLGKAQYPPGMVQQVLLFFSKLLSQMQKPLLHLVSVYRPVQKLIRLCALPGSQTEKEEAQFLLVVCSRVKQDPHTLRFVLEILDQPAARTPASDQSQPCTQTDPPLLCSQSDPSACSPDQSECGLLWALLQLTNSQRGSVSLKAYESLLLLSGLQSGPSGDLLSDQTQLGELLTGRLLQLYSLLPLEDLDPGELQNWPHTPWSSDLRSDSPAADHMTNFFCWLDFLDHLIREAPQQVLAVKLAQCVHHLWLVNVLQPQLLHTSEQVVLSSTSVLCAVVRLVQSSSLLDQLVHFLLRTDPLTHLLLQRCDHISDQISLVSLSLVDELLQKPHRDILDVLVLSFLQSRSYLSPPAAGQEDRHTETNKDHEDSDDLEDDPFFSDSLFSDSQQLLPPPPPPPPLSSSAPPPPSGLGSAADVVNSFLCLVPVQVRSAQLLQEGGYESYVHDAHTLVTECQSLSLSWDWPLSLPPPSSSSHEEFFEGHLLKVLFDRLGQVLEQPYELNLQLTAVLSRLSSFSHPLLHEYLLDPYVHLSPCCRSLFSVLIRLMGELMQRIQQVSNLTDRLLNTRRLLLGLNQNTGLEHLTLLKGLIILEEFCKELAAIAFVKLPLDQQ
- the fhip2b gene encoding FHF complex subunit HOOK interacting protein 2B isoform X4, with product METFSKLSSMLLHALETREPTVNLLDSFVDHWKSITNYYIQTTDESRPVKQTDIPWRLKQMLDILVYEEKDQGVEETGSCLEYLLQHKLLETLCTLGKAQYPPGMVQQVLLFFSKLLSQMQKPLLHLVSVYRPVQKLIRLCALPGSQTEKEEAQFLLVVCSRVKQDPHTLRFVLEILDQPAARTPASDQSQPCTQTDPPLLCSQSDPSACSPDQSECGLLWALLQLTNSQRGSVSLKAYESLLLLSGLQSGPSGDLLSDQTQLGELLTGRLLQLYSLLPLEDLDPGELQNWPHTPWSSDLRSDSPAADHMTNFFCWLDFLDHLIREAPQVLAVKLAQCVHHLWLVNVLQPQLLHTSEQVVLSSTSVLCAVVRLVQSSSLLDQLVHFLLRTDPLTHLLLQRCDHISDQISLVSLSLVDELLQKPHRDILDVLVLSFLQSRSYLSPPAAGQEDRHTETNKDHEDSDDLEDDPFFSDSLFSDSQQLLPPPPPPPPLSSSAPPPPSGLGSAADVVNSFLCLVPVQVRSAQLLQEGGYESYVHDAHTLVTECQSLSLSWDWPLSLPPPSSSSHEEFFEGHLLKVLFDRLGQVLEQPYELNLQLTAVLSRLSSFSHPLLHEYLLDPYVHLSPCCRSLFSVLIRLMGELMQRIQQVSNLTDRLLNTRRLLLGLNQNTGLEHLTLLKGLIILEEFCKELAAIAFVKLPLDQQ